The following are from one region of the Haloactinomyces albus genome:
- a CDS encoding GNAT family N-acetyltransferase: MDPALRSDRLLVRDWTVDDAEEAFAIYGSAEIAKWLAPAMQQVPDPIAMRSVLEAWIEDQPNLIPPSGHWALVRRADEVVVGGLALRLLPPHEEDVEIAWQIRPDEWGRGYATEGCRLLMRWAFTQDIDELFAVARTNNTRAIATARHIGMEWVGETTKYYGLRLQVFRIRPADLDSVPS; the protein is encoded by the coding sequence ATGGATCCGGCGCTACGAAGCGACCGCCTGCTGGTGCGGGACTGGACCGTCGACGATGCCGAGGAGGCGTTCGCGATCTACGGATCGGCCGAGATCGCGAAATGGTTGGCTCCGGCGATGCAGCAGGTCCCCGACCCCATCGCGATGCGCTCGGTGCTGGAGGCCTGGATCGAGGACCAACCCAACCTCATCCCCCCGAGCGGCCATTGGGCGCTGGTGCGGCGCGCGGACGAGGTGGTCGTCGGCGGGCTCGCGCTGCGGCTGCTGCCGCCGCACGAGGAGGACGTCGAAATCGCCTGGCAGATCCGGCCCGACGAATGGGGACGCGGATATGCCACCGAGGGCTGCCGGCTACTCATGCGATGGGCATTCACCCAGGACATCGACGAACTGTTCGCCGTGGCCCGAACGAACAACACTCGTGCGATCGCCACGGCCCGCCACATCGGCATGGAATGGGTCGGGGAAACCACCAAGTACTATGGACTTCGACTGCAGGTGTTTCGGATCCGCCCCGCTGATCTCGACAGTGTTCCTTCCTGA
- a CDS encoding oxidoreductase: MTDRPLRLGGRTLRNRLASAPMERNYCDTAGHVTEQYKDYLVRRAEAGIALVTTEATYVRADGKGRTHQLGAHDDSCIDGLRELAEAIHEQGALLCCELNHGGRTAQSKVSGLPNVAPSPVPCSPAGGEMPRELTTEECYELVRAYGAAAARCVAAGIDVLNIHAAHGYLVHQFMSPVSNHRDDEFAQPELFLNLVIDAVRAAAPDVALGVRVSVVEGSSGGLSAEQTFDIVSRAHLDQVDFLDLSAGSYEAGEWIVQSGEWQPGVLADYAGRYRALGTPLGMAGRLNSPEIIEKTLQEGTADFVSLARALHADPRFAAACLSGGSYRPCIACNVCIDNLGAGQVACTVNPTAGRGRVPLPAPEVPSAARTVVVGAGPAGLTAARELAVAGAAVTVFDSSCEIGGDMRIAASMKSTPDFSRFLDWSADEIDRWGITLRTGTEVTASRLAAESPDAVVLATGGVPPDAGIEAGDGARVLDIRDWLRAHGSTAAPEACTIWGADTVAMTVADTFAGRGTKVLLVGAEHEIAPDSGRRAKILAVPRLQENPATRVLLNSRITLAKAGQVLVSSEAGEQEWVQAPGPLLVSQGVRTDDSAAELVPGGVPHVRVGAAGGSGETLLSAIRSGYDAARQLAARIKPVV; this comes from the coding sequence ATGACCGACCGGCCACTGAGGCTCGGTGGGCGCACGCTGCGCAATCGACTCGCCTCGGCCCCCATGGAGCGCAACTATTGTGATACGGCGGGGCATGTCACGGAGCAATACAAGGACTACCTGGTCCGGCGGGCCGAAGCGGGCATCGCGCTCGTCACGACGGAGGCCACCTACGTTCGTGCCGACGGCAAGGGCCGCACCCATCAGCTGGGGGCGCACGACGACTCCTGCATCGACGGTCTCCGGGAGCTGGCCGAGGCCATCCACGAACAGGGCGCCCTGCTCTGCTGCGAGCTCAACCACGGCGGGCGCACTGCCCAGTCGAAAGTTTCCGGCCTGCCGAACGTGGCTCCCTCGCCGGTTCCGTGTTCCCCCGCGGGCGGCGAGATGCCGCGAGAGCTGACCACCGAGGAGTGCTACGAGCTCGTGCGGGCCTACGGCGCGGCGGCTGCTCGCTGCGTTGCTGCCGGCATCGACGTGCTCAACATTCACGCCGCGCACGGCTACCTGGTCCACCAGTTCATGTCACCGGTGAGCAATCACCGCGATGACGAGTTCGCACAACCGGAACTGTTCCTGAACCTGGTCATCGACGCGGTGCGCGCCGCTGCCCCCGATGTGGCCCTGGGCGTGCGCGTGTCGGTGGTCGAAGGATCTTCCGGTGGGCTGTCCGCGGAGCAGACGTTCGACATCGTCTCGCGGGCACATCTCGATCAGGTGGATTTCCTGGATCTGTCCGCGGGCAGCTACGAGGCGGGGGAGTGGATCGTGCAGTCGGGGGAGTGGCAGCCCGGGGTGCTCGCCGACTACGCGGGCAGGTACCGCGCCTTGGGCACACCTCTCGGCATGGCCGGACGGCTCAACAGTCCCGAGATCATCGAGAAGACCCTGCAGGAGGGAACGGCCGACTTCGTCAGCCTGGCGCGTGCTCTGCACGCCGATCCCCGGTTCGCCGCGGCCTGCCTGTCCGGCGGTAGCTACCGGCCCTGCATCGCGTGCAATGTCTGCATCGACAATCTCGGTGCCGGGCAGGTGGCATGCACGGTCAACCCGACTGCGGGACGTGGCCGAGTTCCCCTTCCCGCACCGGAGGTGCCCTCGGCGGCGAGGACCGTGGTGGTCGGCGCCGGACCTGCGGGGCTGACGGCGGCTCGGGAGTTGGCCGTGGCCGGTGCGGCCGTCACCGTGTTCGACTCCTCCTGTGAGATCGGCGGTGACATGCGCATCGCGGCGAGCATGAAGTCCACACCGGACTTCTCCCGGTTCCTGGACTGGTCCGCCGATGAGATCGACAGGTGGGGGATCACGCTCCGTACGGGCACCGAAGTCACCGCGTCGAGGCTGGCCGCCGAGTCCCCGGACGCCGTCGTCCTCGCCACCGGAGGCGTCCCTCCCGATGCGGGCATCGAAGCCGGCGACGGAGCCCGGGTACTCGACATCCGGGACTGGCTCCGCGCACACGGGAGCACTGCGGCGCCGGAGGCCTGCACCATCTGGGGGGCCGACACGGTGGCGATGACGGTCGCCGACACGTTCGCCGGTCGAGGAACGAAGGTGCTGCTGGTCGGAGCCGAACACGAGATCGCACCGGACTCCGGGCGCCGCGCCAAGATCCTGGCCGTTCCGCGACTGCAGGAGAATCCCGCCACGCGCGTTCTGCTGAATTCGCGCATCACGCTGGCCAAGGCGGGCCAGGTGCTGGTCAGCAGCGAAGCGGGCGAGCAGGAGTGGGTGCAAGCACCCGGGCCGCTGCTCGTTTCCCAGGGCGTGCGCACCGACGACTCGGCGGCGGAGCTCGTGCCGGGCGGCGTACCGCATGTGCGAGTGGGTGCCGCAGGCGGATCGGGAGAGACCCTGCTCAGCGCGATCCGGAGTGGATACGACGCCGCCCGGCAACTGGCCGCACGGATCAAACCGGTGGTGTAG
- a CDS encoding winged helix-turn-helix domain-containing protein, which yields MSATTAYERLAATLRERIEAGEFQPAMPLPSEARLQEEHGVSRNTVRRAYRLLEDEGTIVIRHGAGAFVAQPDSDATA from the coding sequence GTGAGCGCGACAACGGCGTACGAACGCCTCGCTGCGACGCTGAGGGAACGCATCGAGGCTGGGGAGTTTCAGCCCGCGATGCCGCTCCCGAGCGAGGCACGTCTGCAGGAGGAACACGGTGTCTCGCGGAATACGGTCCGCCGCGCCTACCGCTTACTGGAGGACGAGGGCACGATCGTCATTCGGCACGGGGCTGGCGCGTTCGTGGCACAGCCGGACAGCGACGCAACCGCATAG
- a CDS encoding YciI family protein, with protein sequence MGTYAVIYTYTDDAASRDEHRPEHKVFLEDQYKAGRLRVSGPFGPESDPGALLVFEGDSVEDVAALLDQEPFYKRGLIADRDIRAWQIFFGGLQ encoded by the coding sequence ATGGGTACGTATGCGGTGATCTACACCTACACCGACGACGCGGCCTCGCGTGACGAGCACCGCCCCGAACACAAGGTTTTCCTGGAGGACCAGTACAAGGCCGGTCGACTGCGGGTCTCCGGTCCGTTCGGCCCGGAGAGCGACCCCGGAGCGCTACTGGTGTTCGAGGGTGACTCGGTCGAGGACGTTGCCGCCCTGCTGGATCAGGAACCCTTCTACAAGCGTGGTCTCATCGCCGACCGCGATATCCGTGCCTGGCAGATCTTCTTCGGCGGTCTGCAGTGA
- a CDS encoding FAD-dependent oxidoreductase, with protein MITTPLGEIPRTHDVVVIGSGAAGLVTAVRAADAGLSVLVLEKADRLGGTSAVGGGVMWAPCNHLMRRKGFRDSVDDAKSYLSAVADERMTAAEIDWYINTAPRAVEFLDERTHVRFTPLARPDYHPEWPGASTGGRGLDNEPFDPTTIPGLAELLRKPTYLPPISMNERDALRGAPIDPELLAERRRTGVRTMGGALVGRLVLSAVDRDVGIVTSARVTGLGRTGDSAASAGRWTLDVNDGAATVRAANVVMASGGFEWNARLRKALLKFPITPISAPSNEGDGLVLGMRAGAALDEMTAIWGVPVIAPPTQRYDGRQSGRMGNVEMTLPGSVTVNAKGARFVNEATNYHDLNRVFGNVDPATGHQENNPAWLVFDQAYLDKYSIAGSTPGVAEDWMVSAGSAAELAHKCGIDPSGLAATLERFNADAEFGVDTEFDRGASTQDRHLGDPANTPNPCLAPVRQEPLYAVPISAGALGTAGGLKADLQGRVLGNDEDPIPGFFAAGNCSATVFHDAYPGGGATLGSAITRGFAIGEHLAATHACRGLDGQGTPGPVHHTAVSHTAGERR; from the coding sequence ATGATCACTACACCACTCGGCGAGATCCCCCGGACCCACGACGTCGTGGTGATCGGGAGCGGTGCCGCGGGCCTCGTCACCGCGGTGCGTGCCGCCGATGCGGGACTGTCCGTGCTGGTCCTGGAGAAGGCCGACCGGCTCGGCGGCACCTCCGCTGTCGGAGGCGGCGTCATGTGGGCACCGTGCAACCACCTGATGCGCCGGAAAGGGTTCCGGGACAGCGTCGATGACGCGAAGAGCTACCTGAGTGCCGTCGCCGACGAGCGCATGACCGCGGCGGAAATCGACTGGTACATCAATACCGCACCGCGCGCGGTCGAGTTTCTGGACGAGCGGACCCACGTTCGGTTCACCCCGTTGGCGCGCCCCGACTACCACCCGGAATGGCCGGGGGCAAGTACCGGCGGCCGCGGGTTGGACAACGAACCCTTCGACCCCACCACGATTCCGGGGCTGGCGGAACTGCTGCGCAAACCGACGTATCTTCCGCCCATCAGCATGAACGAGCGGGATGCCCTGCGGGGCGCACCGATCGATCCCGAACTCCTGGCCGAGCGCAGGCGTACCGGAGTCAGGACCATGGGCGGCGCTCTGGTGGGGCGTCTGGTGCTCTCGGCAGTGGACAGAGACGTGGGCATCGTCACCTCGGCGAGGGTCACGGGACTCGGCCGTACCGGCGACTCGGCGGCGAGTGCCGGACGCTGGACGTTGGACGTCAACGACGGTGCGGCGACCGTGCGGGCCGCGAACGTGGTCATGGCCTCGGGCGGATTCGAGTGGAACGCCCGGTTGCGCAAGGCCCTGCTGAAGTTCCCCATCACCCCGATCAGCGCTCCGAGCAACGAGGGCGACGGGCTGGTTCTGGGCATGCGGGCCGGGGCCGCCCTCGACGAGATGACCGCGATCTGGGGCGTCCCGGTCATCGCACCCCCCACGCAGCGCTATGACGGCAGGCAGTCCGGACGAATGGGCAACGTCGAGATGACCCTGCCCGGGTCGGTGACCGTCAACGCCAAGGGAGCGCGGTTCGTCAACGAGGCCACCAACTACCACGACCTCAACCGCGTTTTCGGCAATGTCGACCCGGCCACCGGGCACCAGGAGAACAATCCGGCGTGGTTGGTCTTCGACCAGGCGTACCTGGACAAGTATTCGATCGCCGGTTCCACCCCGGGAGTGGCCGAGGACTGGATGGTCTCGGCAGGCTCCGCCGCCGAACTGGCGCACAAGTGCGGCATCGACCCATCCGGACTCGCCGCGACGCTCGAGCGGTTCAACGCCGACGCCGAGTTCGGCGTGGACACCGAGTTCGACCGGGGTGCCAGCACGCAGGACCGTCATCTCGGGGACCCCGCCAACACCCCCAACCCCTGCCTGGCACCCGTGCGCCAGGAGCCGCTGTACGCCGTGCCGATCTCGGCGGGCGCACTCGGGACCGCAGGAGGACTCAAGGCCGACCTGCAGGGCCGGGTCCTCGGAAACGACGAGGACCCCATCCCCGGATTCTTCGCCGCGGGCAACTGCTCGGCGACGGTCTTCCACGATGCTTACCCGGGTGGAGGAGCAACCCTCGGCTCGGCCATCACCCGCGGATTCGCCATCGGCGAGCATCTTGCCGCCACCCACGCGTGCCGGGGACTCGACGGGCAGGGAACTCCGGGACCCGTGCACCACACCGCCGTCTCGCACACAGCAGGAGAACGACGTTGA
- a CDS encoding NUDIX hydrolase, translating to MDHPEKHGEWLVHDERTIYESEWVSVGMADITVPSGERFEHHKVWLPPAAMMLVLDDEEQHALLAYRHRFVSDVWNYELPGGLLNEDEPASTTAARELEEETGYRPRSMEHLVTFEPMIGTVTNPHYVYLARGVERVADTVELNEGKFTWVPVKEMRKLVSSGQIVNSGTLVAILHYLAFREN from the coding sequence ATGGACCATCCTGAGAAGCACGGTGAGTGGCTCGTACACGATGAGCGGACGATCTATGAGAGCGAGTGGGTCAGCGTCGGGATGGCTGACATCACGGTTCCCTCTGGTGAGCGCTTCGAGCATCACAAGGTCTGGCTCCCCCCGGCCGCGATGATGCTGGTGCTGGATGATGAGGAACAACACGCCTTGCTCGCGTACCGTCATCGCTTCGTTTCGGACGTGTGGAACTATGAACTTCCCGGCGGTCTGCTGAACGAGGACGAGCCTGCCAGTACCACAGCAGCGCGCGAACTCGAAGAGGAAACAGGCTACCGCCCGCGCTCGATGGAGCACCTCGTGACGTTCGAGCCCATGATCGGGACCGTGACGAACCCCCACTACGTCTACCTGGCGCGAGGCGTTGAGCGAGTAGCCGATACCGTGGAATTGAACGAGGGCAAGTTCACCTGGGTTCCAGTCAAGGAAATGCGGAAGCTGGTTTCCTCCGGGCAGATCGTCAACTCAGGGACGCTTGTCGCTATCCTGCATTACCTTGCTTTTCGGGAAAACTGA
- a CDS encoding GNAT family N-acetyltransferase translates to MQPTPEVIDNPDRSRFELYSGEELIGFAEYRTREQTIDFVHTEVDSRFKGRGLGTQLVGTALEAARLRDAAVVPHCWFVRDWIAEHPDYRDLVPERLRPEFDL, encoded by the coding sequence GTGCAGCCCACACCCGAGGTCATCGACAATCCCGACCGCTCCCGGTTCGAGCTCTATTCGGGAGAGGAACTCATCGGCTTCGCCGAGTACCGCACCCGGGAGCAGACGATCGATTTCGTGCACACCGAGGTGGACTCCCGGTTCAAGGGGCGCGGACTGGGTACGCAACTGGTCGGTACCGCACTGGAGGCCGCTCGCCTGCGGGATGCGGCCGTCGTACCGCACTGTTGGTTCGTTCGCGACTGGATCGCCGAACATCCCGACTACCGGGACCTGGTACCCGAGCGGCTGCGTCCCGAATTCGATCTTTGA
- a CDS encoding alcohol dehydrogenase catalytic domain-containing protein, with the protein MRVARTVAKETIEYHDVPMPVAGPGEALVRIESLTLCGTDLHIWEDDYATDLPIVQGHEFVGIVEQASGSQQAVAVGDRVAVSPMTYCGRCYACSIGRVNACVRMSVYGCYEDGALAEYMAVPVTKLHRIPDGLDPRVAPLAEPASIAMQAVDRGRPRAAEKAFVFGCGPIGLLSTMYLTSLGVEVVAADTREHRCEFAGKFGAVDTMVIDPAVSFPDAAQHELLSHWTGAQGPSLVVEATGAPDSLTNALSVVATAGRVAAVGISDREVSLSMRTLPVKDIDLLGSRNSQDLIGESLALLSEHTAEADMLITHRFPFDRLGEAFEVMRSRTEPVGKVAIDMPGAFT; encoded by the coding sequence ATGCGGGTGGCTCGCACGGTCGCCAAGGAGACGATCGAGTACCACGACGTGCCGATGCCGGTCGCCGGACCGGGTGAGGCCCTCGTACGCATCGAGAGCCTCACCCTCTGCGGCACGGATCTGCACATCTGGGAGGACGACTACGCCACCGACCTGCCCATCGTGCAGGGGCACGAGTTCGTCGGGATCGTCGAGCAGGCGTCCGGATCACAGCAGGCAGTGGCCGTCGGCGATCGGGTCGCGGTTTCCCCGATGACGTACTGCGGCCGGTGCTACGCGTGCTCCATCGGCAGGGTCAACGCCTGCGTGCGGATGTCGGTCTACGGGTGCTATGAGGACGGTGCCCTGGCCGAGTACATGGCCGTTCCGGTGACCAAACTGCACCGCATTCCCGATGGGCTCGATCCGCGAGTGGCGCCGCTTGCCGAACCCGCGAGCATCGCGATGCAGGCGGTCGACCGCGGGCGTCCGCGTGCGGCGGAGAAGGCATTCGTCTTCGGCTGCGGGCCCATCGGCCTACTGTCCACCATGTACCTCACCTCGTTGGGAGTGGAGGTCGTCGCGGCCGACACGCGTGAGCATCGCTGCGAGTTCGCCGGGAAGTTCGGAGCCGTCGACACGATGGTGATCGATCCTGCGGTGTCCTTCCCCGACGCGGCTCAGCACGAGTTGCTCTCGCACTGGACCGGTGCGCAGGGACCGTCGCTGGTCGTCGAAGCCACCGGTGCGCCGGACTCGCTGACCAACGCGCTGTCCGTGGTCGCCACCGCAGGCCGTGTCGCCGCAGTGGGAATCTCCGACCGCGAGGTCTCCTTGTCGATGCGGACCCTGCCGGTCAAGGACATCGATTTGCTGGGCAGCCGCAACAGCCAGGACCTCATCGGCGAATCCCTCGCGTTGCTCAGCGAACACACCGCAGAGGCGGACATGCTGATCACACATCGTTTTCCGTTCGACAGGCTGGGCGAGGCGTTCGAGGTGATGCGCTCGCGCACCGAACCGGTCGGCAAGGTCGCCATCGACATGCCCGGAGCATTCACATGA
- a CDS encoding LysR family transcriptional regulator: MEIRWVEAFIAVAEELHFGRAAERLHMGQSPLSQTVKKLERRLGATLFERSTRAVSLTSAGHAFLPHARRIVGEMDLAQRAARATHGEVYGQVTIGFSGALNHRTLPPLTRTVRTRHPNIALTLVNRVATYDALHQLQQGSLDLAFVGLPLSAEMVCSRDIAEESLGVVLPVDHPLATADGIDLAELSGDDFVTMPLQAGSVYREIVVNACVRAGFRPRIAQEVYDPYLILSFVAAGVGVSLAPECLRSIMPAGAVFVPLVGTPPVLRTGIAWNPEHSSEALRAILAVADEVFAPADVSAEDSADVPGNA, from the coding sequence ATGGAGATTCGCTGGGTCGAGGCCTTCATCGCGGTGGCCGAGGAATTGCATTTCGGGCGCGCGGCCGAACGACTGCACATGGGCCAGTCGCCGTTGAGTCAGACCGTCAAAAAGCTCGAGCGCCGGCTGGGAGCGACACTGTTCGAACGCAGCACGCGAGCGGTCTCCCTGACCTCGGCAGGTCATGCGTTCCTCCCGCATGCGCGAAGGATCGTGGGTGAGATGGACCTGGCGCAGCGGGCCGCCCGCGCCACGCACGGAGAAGTCTACGGCCAGGTGACGATCGGATTCTCGGGCGCGCTCAACCATCGGACCCTGCCCCCGCTGACCCGCACGGTGCGCACGCGCCACCCCAACATCGCGCTCACCCTGGTGAACAGGGTGGCCACGTATGATGCTCTCCATCAGCTCCAACAGGGCAGTCTCGACCTGGCGTTCGTGGGGTTGCCGCTGTCCGCGGAGATGGTGTGCTCCCGAGACATCGCCGAAGAGTCCCTCGGAGTCGTCCTTCCCGTCGACCATCCGCTGGCCACCGCCGACGGCATCGATCTCGCCGAGCTCTCCGGCGATGACTTCGTCACGATGCCGCTGCAGGCGGGATCGGTCTACCGGGAGATCGTGGTGAATGCCTGTGTGCGAGCGGGTTTTCGACCCAGGATCGCCCAGGAGGTCTACGACCCCTACCTGATCCTGTCGTTCGTGGCCGCAGGAGTCGGAGTGAGCCTGGCGCCCGAATGCCTGCGCTCGATCATGCCCGCAGGTGCCGTCTTCGTTCCGCTGGTGGGCACCCCTCCGGTGCTGAGAACCGGCATCGCCTGGAATCCCGAGCACTCCTCCGAGGCGCTGCGCGCCATCCTCGCGGTGGCCGACGAGGTGTTCGCCCCGGCTGACGTGTCTGCCGAGGACTCCGCGGACGTGCCCGGCAATGCCTGA
- a CDS encoding IclR family transcriptional regulator — MQSVDRAVTVLEFLARNGEAGITEIAGELGVHKSTASRLVSVLETRGMVEQLGDRGKYAIGFGVVRLAGAATERMDLPRLGRPFCDSLASELGETVNIAVRDNDVAINISQARGTAAVTAHNWVGQRTPLHATSSGKVLLAHAPQEDQDELLTEELERYTVRTVTEPDELRKDFDAIVRDGYATSYEELELGLNAAAVAVYNHDGGVIAALSASGPSYRFSRKRVQEVVGAMTVASEELSAQLGYLPQS, encoded by the coding sequence GTGCAGTCCGTCGATCGGGCTGTGACCGTGCTGGAATTCCTGGCGCGCAATGGTGAAGCCGGGATCACGGAGATCGCCGGTGAACTGGGAGTGCACAAATCCACCGCGTCCAGGCTGGTCAGCGTGCTCGAAACGCGGGGCATGGTCGAGCAGCTCGGTGATCGCGGCAAATACGCGATCGGGTTCGGTGTCGTCCGGCTCGCCGGAGCGGCGACCGAGCGCATGGATCTGCCTCGACTCGGACGGCCGTTCTGTGACTCGCTGGCCTCCGAACTGGGCGAGACGGTCAATATCGCGGTCCGGGACAACGACGTCGCCATCAACATCAGTCAGGCGCGGGGAACCGCGGCGGTCACCGCGCACAACTGGGTCGGTCAGCGCACTCCGCTGCATGCCACCTCGAGCGGGAAGGTGCTGCTCGCGCATGCACCGCAGGAAGACCAGGACGAACTTCTCACCGAGGAACTCGAACGGTACACGGTGCGCACGGTCACCGAGCCCGACGAGTTGCGCAAGGACTTCGACGCGATCGTGCGGGACGGTTATGCGACCAGCTACGAGGAGCTGGAACTCGGTCTCAACGCCGCTGCCGTCGCGGTGTACAACCATGACGGTGGTGTGATCGCGGCGCTGAGTGCCTCCGGCCCGTCCTACCGGTTCTCCCGGAAACGGGTCCAGGAAGTCGTGGGCGCGATGACGGTGGCCTCCGAGGAGCTCTCGGCGCAGCTCGGCTACCTGCCGCAGTCCTGA
- the cmtR gene encoding Cd(II)/Pb(II)-sensing metalloregulatory transcriptional regulator CmtR, which produces MLTCETREAVLARLGRALADPTRCRILVRLLDGAHYPGRLAEELGLTRSNVSNHLSCLRGCGLVVATYQGRQVHYELADAHLAQALRELVQVVLAVEPTEACTQDETSGTTAAREVSAP; this is translated from the coding sequence ATGTTGACGTGTGAGACGCGGGAGGCGGTGCTGGCCCGGTTGGGGCGGGCGCTGGCCGATCCCACGCGCTGCCGGATCCTGGTGCGACTGCTGGACGGAGCGCACTATCCGGGTCGGCTCGCCGAGGAACTCGGTCTGACCCGGTCGAACGTGTCGAACCACCTGTCGTGTCTGCGCGGCTGCGGGCTGGTGGTGGCCACGTACCAGGGTCGGCAGGTGCACTACGAACTGGCCGATGCCCACTTGGCTCAGGCGCTGCGTGAGCTGGTGCAGGTCGTGCTGGCCGTGGAGCCGACCGAGGCCTGCACCCAGGACGAGACGTCCGGGACGACGGCGGCACGGGAGGTGAGCGCACCATGA
- a CDS encoding restriction endonuclease: MSPGSQRRISASAYQALRDALPVIVWYKRSFRQYLTTALRDHPELLYGVDFDLSKREVADEVVGRLMRTEDSYQSATLKLMLEVANTSSFHELQHLEDGEYWVKKAQTAVTQLKDQTRVYEELIMERERVAAERTEHAKHAELQRKFAGDLADLNSDFYSLSGKNEQPQERGRQFEVFLNRLFDLFDLQPRLSYVVNWEQIDGAFSFDTDDYIVEAKWTQGPIEVKEADHFAEKVRQKGKNALGLFVSIGGFSRGILDKYSRSTPFMTMDGMDLICVLEQRVRLDTMLRRKKRHANETGQCYFPANKLID, encoded by the coding sequence TTGAGTCCAGGTTCGCAAAGGCGCATCTCGGCGTCCGCGTATCAAGCGCTACGTGACGCTTTGCCGGTTATTGTCTGGTACAAGAGAAGCTTCAGGCAGTACTTGACAACTGCGCTACGTGACCATCCAGAATTGCTTTATGGCGTTGATTTCGATCTAAGTAAACGAGAAGTTGCAGACGAAGTCGTTGGTCGCCTCATGCGTACTGAAGATTCATATCAATCGGCCACTCTGAAGCTCATGTTGGAAGTTGCTAATACTTCTTCATTTCACGAACTTCAGCATCTCGAAGACGGCGAATATTGGGTCAAGAAGGCGCAGACTGCAGTTACCCAACTCAAAGATCAGACCCGGGTGTATGAAGAGCTAATCATGGAACGTGAGCGAGTAGCCGCTGAACGTACGGAGCATGCGAAGCACGCGGAGTTGCAGCGGAAATTCGCCGGTGACCTAGCAGATCTAAACAGCGATTTCTACTCCTTGTCTGGAAAGAATGAACAGCCGCAAGAGCGCGGTCGTCAGTTTGAAGTCTTTTTGAATCGACTGTTTGATCTGTTCGATCTCCAGCCGCGATTGTCATATGTAGTTAATTGGGAGCAGATCGACGGCGCTTTTAGCTTCGATACTGACGATTACATTGTTGAGGCCAAATGGACACAGGGCCCAATTGAAGTAAAAGAAGCAGATCATTTCGCAGAAAAAGTTCGACAGAAGGGAAAGAATGCCCTCGGCCTGTTTGTAAGCATTGGAGGCTTTAGTCGCGGAATACTTGACAAGTACAGCCGGAGTACGCCATTTATGACAATGGACGGCATGGATCTAATCTGTGTACTTGAGCAGCGTGTCCGATTGGACACCATGTTGCGACGGAAAAAGCGACACGCAAACGAGACGGGACAATGCTACTTTCCGGCAAACAAGTTGATCGACTAA
- a CDS encoding cation transporter has translation MTEASSRQEADVDAAADAGCADGCCGPAPSSDSPARPVETAAQPDASRRAVLSRRIRLLVAATITYNVIEAIVALSAGMAASSTALIGFGLDSVIEVASAAAVAWQFTGRDPEARERVALRVIAVSFFALAAYVTVESVRSLVGSGSAEPSTVGIVLAALSLVIMPGLSYAQRWTGRQLGSASAVADSKQTLLCTYLSGVLLVGLLLNSLFGWSWADPLVALVIAAVAVKEGREAWRGDGCC, from the coding sequence ATGACCGAGGCTTCGTCGCGGCAGGAAGCGGACGTGGATGCTGCTGCCGATGCGGGGTGCGCGGACGGGTGTTGTGGCCCGGCCCCGTCGTCGGATTCTCCGGCACGGCCCGTCGAGACGGCGGCGCAGCCGGATGCCTCGCGCCGGGCGGTGCTGTCCCGGCGGATCCGGCTGCTGGTCGCGGCCACGATCACCTACAACGTGATCGAGGCGATCGTGGCGCTCTCGGCGGGGATGGCGGCCTCGTCGACCGCGTTGATCGGGTTCGGGCTGGACTCGGTGATCGAGGTGGCCTCGGCGGCGGCAGTGGCCTGGCAGTTCACCGGCCGTGACCCCGAAGCACGCGAGCGCGTCGCACTGCGGGTCATCGCGGTGTCGTTCTTCGCCCTGGCGGCCTACGTCACCGTCGAATCCGTGCGCTCCCTGGTCGGCAGCGGCAGCGCCGAACCGTCGACGGTGGGTATCGTGCTGGCCGCGCTATCGCTGGTGATCATGCCCGGCTTGTCCTATGCCCAACGCTGGACGGGGCGTCAACTGGGCTCGGCCAGCGCGGTCGCCGATTCCAAGCAGACCCTGCTGTGCACCTATCTCTCCGGGGTGTTGCTGGTCGGCCTGCTGCTCAACAGCCTGTTCGGTTGGTCCTGGGCCGATCCCCTCGTCGCGTTGGTGATCGCCGCGGTGGCGGTCAAGGAAGGCCGCGAAGCCTGGCGCGGCGACGGATGCTGCTGA